In Microbacterium laevaniformans, a single window of DNA contains:
- a CDS encoding YidC/Oxa1 family membrane protein insertase, producing the protein MDVFTLPPLAALLDLSARGLMALIAVLTPAAGPGAAAAAIVLVTLVVRIALVPAGIAQAKADQARSRLAPRLRALQKRWRAHPERLQRETFALYRAEGVPPAAGCLPALIQAPIVGLVYAVFLHGSIAGHANPLLGEHLFGVPLGQAAVAAAFTGLDASAAVVFGAIVLLIALSGELTRRLLRPAATLPSWQRALTETVPFLTAVVALFVPLAAALYLLTSAGWTLGQRLVLRRLYPPPQAS; encoded by the coding sequence GTGGACGTCTTCACCCTGCCGCCCCTGGCGGCGTTGCTCGACCTCTCGGCGCGGGGCCTCATGGCCCTCATCGCCGTTCTCACCCCCGCCGCCGGGCCCGGAGCCGCCGCGGCGGCGATCGTGCTCGTGACCCTCGTCGTGCGGATCGCGCTCGTACCGGCCGGCATCGCGCAGGCGAAAGCAGATCAGGCGCGCTCGCGCCTGGCGCCCCGGCTGCGCGCACTGCAGAAGCGGTGGCGCGCACACCCCGAACGCCTGCAGCGCGAGACCTTCGCTCTCTACCGGGCCGAGGGGGTCCCGCCGGCGGCCGGATGTCTTCCGGCTCTGATCCAGGCGCCGATCGTGGGGCTCGTGTACGCCGTGTTCCTGCACGGATCGATCGCGGGACACGCGAACCCGCTGCTCGGCGAGCACCTCTTCGGTGTGCCGCTGGGGCAGGCCGCCGTCGCGGCGGCCTTCACCGGACTCGATGCGTCGGCCGCCGTCGTGTTCGGCGCGATCGTGCTGCTCATCGCGCTCAGCGGTGAGCTCACGCGACGCCTGCTGCGGCCGGCGGCGACGCTGCCGTCATGGCAGCGCGCGCTGACCGAGACGGTACCGTTCCTCACCGCCGTCGTCGCCCTGTTCGTCCCGCTCGCCGCGGCGCTCTACCTGCTGACGAGTGCCGGCTGGACTCTCGGCCAACGACTCGTGCTGCGACGGCTGTACCCGCCGCCGCAGGCGTCATGA
- a CDS encoding cold-shock protein, producing the protein MATGTVKWFNSEKGYGFIAPDDGSADLFAHFSAIVSDGFKELREDQKVEFDAERGPKGMQAANIRAL; encoded by the coding sequence ATGGCCACTGGCACCGTGAAATGGTTCAACTCCGAGAAGGGCTACGGCTTCATCGCGCCGGACGACGGCTCCGCCGACCTGTTCGCGCACTTCTCCGCAATCGTCAGCGACGGCTTCAAGGAGCTGCGCGAAGACCAGAAGGTCGAATTCGACGCCGAGCGTGGCCCCAAGGGCATGCAGG
- a CDS encoding aldehyde dehydrogenase family protein — MSASTSAFGHPADPATQLGPVLTGAAARRMTDAVALAHREGATVVTGGAEIDVVPGGHHVAPTVVTGVAAGSDITRQELFGPIVTVQAFDERDEAIALVNDIPYGLAASVWTTRLDDPLALARGVEAGLVSVGAYSEGDLAVPFGGWKQSGFGGVEKSLRAFEQWTREKSVWIRHRS; from the coding sequence GTGAGCGCGTCGACGTCGGCGTTCGGTCACCCGGCCGACCCCGCGACGCAGCTCGGCCCCGTGCTCACGGGGGCTGCGGCGCGGCGGATGACGGATGCCGTGGCGCTGGCGCACCGCGAGGGGGCGACGGTCGTCACCGGCGGCGCCGAGATCGACGTCGTGCCCGGTGGCCACCACGTCGCACCGACAGTGGTGACGGGCGTGGCCGCCGGGTCGGACATCACCCGCCAGGAGCTGTTCGGACCGATCGTCACGGTGCAGGCGTTCGATGAGCGCGACGAGGCGATCGCTCTCGTCAACGACATCCCCTACGGGCTCGCGGCCTCGGTGTGGACGACGCGGCTCGACGACCCCCTGGCGCTCGCTCGCGGCGTGGAGGCCGGGCTGGTCTCGGTCGGGGCGTACAGCGAAGGCGACCTCGCGGTTCCCTTCGGGGGATGGAAGCAGTCCGGCTTCGGCGGCGTCGAGAAGTCGCTGCGCGCCTTCGAGCAGTGGACCCGCGAGAAGAGCGTCTGGATCCGCCACCGGTCGTGA
- a CDS encoding APC family permease yields the protein MSAPAALARRLGLVDAIAIGLGSMIGAGVFAAFTPAAAAAGSGLLIGLAIAAVVAYANATSSAQLAAQFPTSGGTYVYGREMIGPWSGFFAGWSFVIGKTASCAAMALTFASYAAPAGWEKPVAVAAVLVLAAVNTVGVTRTAALTKVIVVVVLAVLALVVVAASASGAGSADNLVIDPGPHGWYGVLQSAGLLFFAFAGYARIATMGEEVRDPRRTIPRAIVIALSLALLVYVAIALVSLATLGPERLAASSAPLAEVAAAGGWTWTAPVVRVGAAAASLGALLALVAGIGRTSLAMARTGDLPQWLSAVHPRYAVPHRAELVLAVIVSLLIVATDLRSAIGFSSFGVLLYYLVANIAAFRQDAAARRFPRALQIVGMIGCIVLVATLPWPSIVGGVVVACVGVGYRALRLRGGMRA from the coding sequence ATGAGCGCGCCCGCAGCGCTGGCACGCCGGCTGGGCCTCGTCGACGCGATCGCCATCGGCCTGGGCTCGATGATCGGCGCCGGAGTGTTCGCGGCCTTCACCCCCGCCGCCGCGGCCGCCGGCTCAGGCCTGTTGATCGGCCTCGCGATCGCCGCCGTCGTCGCCTACGCCAACGCGACGTCGTCGGCGCAACTGGCTGCACAGTTCCCGACCTCCGGGGGCACCTACGTCTACGGCCGGGAGATGATCGGCCCGTGGTCGGGGTTCTTCGCCGGGTGGTCGTTCGTCATCGGCAAGACCGCCAGCTGCGCGGCGATGGCGTTGACGTTCGCCTCGTATGCCGCCCCCGCGGGGTGGGAGAAGCCCGTCGCCGTCGCCGCGGTCCTGGTGCTCGCGGCGGTCAACACGGTCGGGGTCACCCGCACGGCGGCTCTCACCAAGGTGATCGTGGTGGTCGTCTTGGCGGTGCTCGCCCTCGTGGTCGTGGCCGCCTCGGCATCCGGCGCCGGCTCCGCCGACAACCTCGTGATCGATCCCGGCCCCCACGGCTGGTACGGCGTGCTGCAGTCGGCCGGGCTGCTGTTCTTCGCCTTCGCGGGGTACGCCCGCATCGCCACGATGGGCGAGGAAGTGCGCGATCCTCGCCGGACGATCCCCCGCGCGATCGTCATCGCACTGAGCCTGGCCCTGCTCGTGTACGTCGCCATCGCCCTCGTGTCGCTCGCCACCCTCGGCCCCGAGCGCCTCGCCGCCTCGTCGGCACCGCTGGCCGAGGTGGCGGCGGCGGGCGGGTGGACCTGGACCGCGCCGGTCGTGCGGGTCGGGGCAGCGGCGGCATCCCTGGGGGCCCTTCTGGCTCTCGTCGCCGGCATCGGGCGCACGAGCCTGGCGATGGCCCGCACGGGAGACCTGCCGCAGTGGCTCTCGGCGGTGCACCCGCGCTACGCCGTTCCGCACCGCGCGGAGCTCGTGCTCGCGGTCATCGTGAGTCTTCTGATCGTGGCGACCGACCTTCGATCCGCGATCGGGTTCTCGTCGTTCGGCGTGCTGCTGTACTACCTGGTCGCCAACATCGCCGCGTTCCGACAGGATGCCGCGGCCCGCCGTTTTCCGCGGGCGCTGCAGATCGTCGGCATGATCGGCTGCATCGTGCTGGTGGCGACCCTGCCCTGGCCGTCGATCGTCGGCGGCGTGGTGGTCGCGTGCGTCGGCGTCGGCTACCGGGCGCTGCGGCTGCGGGGCGGAATGCGGGCCTGA